The genomic interval ATTTACCATGAAGTTCACGATCTGATCTTGAATGTGCTTGGTTTCCTGGAGAAAGTAAATCAGTTGAAATATCTCCTTCACCAGCTACATAGGTAACTACCTTAATTTCCTCTACTACTTCTTGAAGTTTTGTAAAGAATTCAGCTTTAGCATAGCTCTCTAAAATTTCTTTTGCGATTTCACTACCATTATTAAAAGCAACTTCTAAACGAGCTGTATCAGCTTCGTAAAGGAAAAATTGCATTTTAAGCACTTTAGCTGCTTCTGTTGCAATTGCAGCATCATTACCTAAAGCTAAATCAAGCAAAACCTCTATTGAAGGACCACCCTTCATGTGTGATAATAACTCAAATGCAAAAGCAGGAGTAATTTCTTTCACTACAGATTCACCTAGAATAACTTCCTTTAAAAAGGTAGCTTTCACAGCAGCTGCAGGAGTCGTACCTGGAACAATATTATAAATAAAGAATTTAAGAGAATCTTCGCGGTCTGCGTTATCTAAATCTTTAATTTGTGCAATGATTTCGCTTAGCAATTCAGCGCCATCAATCGGCTTTGGATTAAGTCCCTGACCTTTTCGTTCTTCGATCTCGTTAAGATAATCGTTATAAATGTTCATAATAGAAGTCTTTTCAATGTTAAAGGCTAATTTTTTTTGATTATTTCAAAATCAAAAGCCATAATATCTAGCTGTTTTTATTTATTTGTGTCGCAAATTTAGTTATTTAAGATGATATTTAAAAAAAATTAATTAATGTGATTTTTTCACCTCAAAAATATTGCAAAATAAAAGATTTGAGTGTGTAAAATTATCAAATAAACACCAATTGAAGGATATTCTTGAAAAATCAATAATCAGAGTTCTTTTTTCTAACAAAGTAGAAATAGAATGTTACATGAAAAGACAAATCACCTTCTGAATTCTAATTAAAACATACCAAAAACCGAACAATAACAAATTAAACTAACTTTTCAATAATCATTTCTTCTGTAATTCCCTCTGCATCGGCTTTATAATTCTTGATAATACGGTGACGTAAAATCCCAACAGCAACTGCTTTGACATCTTCAATATCTGGAGAAAATTTACCATGAAAAGCAGCATGAGTTTTAGCCGCTAAAATTAAATTTTGAGAAGCACGTGGCCCAGCTCCCCAATCTAAATAAGTATTTACATACTCTGTTGCCAATGAACTTTTGGGTCTCGTTTTACCAACTAAAGTTACAGCATACTCAATCACATTGTCTGCCACAGGAATACGGCGAATTAAATGTTGAAAATCAATTATCTCTTGCGAACTGAACAAAGGACTAATTTCATTAACAACATCGGAAGTTGTTCTTTTCACCACTTCAACTTCTTCTTGAAATGAAGGATATTCAAGCTTTACGGCAAACATAAAACGATCTAACTGCGCCTCTGGCAAAGGATAAGTCCCTTCTTGCTCAATTGGGTTTTGTGTTGCTAATACGAAATAAGGCAAAGCCAATTTATAATTATGACCTGCAATAGTAACAGAACGTTCCTGCATAGCCTCTAACAAAGCTGCCTGAGTTTTAGGTGGCGTTCTATTAATTTCGTCTGCTAATACGATATTCGAGAATACAGGTCCTTTTATAAATTTGAACTGTCTATTTTCATCTAATATTTCACTCCCTAAAATATCTGAAGGCATCAAATCCGGCGTAAATTGAATTCGTTTAAAATCCAATCCTAATGCACGAGAAAGTGTATTTACCATCAATGTTTTTGCCAAACCAGGAACCCCCACTAGTAAAGCGTGACCACCTGAGAAAATACAAATCAAAATTTGATCCACTACTTCATCTTGTCCTACAATTACTTTTGCGATTTCTTGTTTAAGTTCATTTCGTTTCTGAACCAAATTGTGTATAGCAGCTACATCAGACATTTTCAAATATATTTTAAATTAAAAAAGAGTTAGAATTACTAAAACATAAAACTAACTCTTTTTACTTATTCTGAAAAATTATTTTTTCACCCAATTGTTTGTAAACTCACAATCTCTATACTCTACTAGTATCTTGACGTACGTTTCTTTTATCTTTTCATCAAACCATTTCCCAATAGCCTTGATTTGCTTTTCTTTCAATGCTAAATCCTTTACCTTGATATAATCTTTAGCATAATCCGCAACGTGCTCGTTTATTCTATTGGTTACAGTTATAATTTTGTATTTTTTCTTTCCTTGTTTTTCTTCATCAACAATTGGTAATGAAATCTCATTGTCTTTTAAACTTGAAACTTGACCATACAAAGCAGGATCCATCTTTGTCAATTCAAAACGAGTATCTTGTGTTTGTGGATTAATTAAAGTACCTCCATTAGCTCTAGTTTCTTTTTCATCAGAGGTCGATCTTGCTGCATCTGCAAAAGTAATTTCTTTGTCTATTATTCTTTTTCTAATTAAAGTTATTTTTTCTTTAGCTTCATTTAATGACTCCTGAGTCACTGTTGGCGCTAATAAAATATGGCGTAATTCTAGTTCTTGACCTTTAATCTTTTCTACATATATAATATGGAATCCAAATTCCGTTTCAAAAGGAGCTGAAATCTCTCCTTCATGCAAAGCAAATGCAATGTCTTTAAATTCCTTGACAAAAGGCGTTTTTCTAGTCATTTTATAAAAGCCACCACTCGATCTTGATCCTGGGTCTTGAGAATATAATACTGCCTTGGTAGCAAAACTCGACTCCCCTGATTGTATTTCTTTTCTGAACTCGTTTAGTTTATCGATTACTTTTTGTTTATCTGCTTCAGATACTTTTGGCGTTATAACAATTTGCGCCACTTCCATCTCAGCTCCAAAAAGAGGTAATTCGTCTTTTGGTATTTTTTTGAAAAAATTACGAACTTCTTCTGGAGTAATTTCCACGGCGTCTACAATTTTCTTTTGCATTTCTGAAGTCAATTTATTCTCCTTCAAAATATCAAAGAAATAGGTTTTAAAGTCTTCTACTGACTCTTTTTTATAATAGGCAACTACTTTCTCAATAGAACCTATTTGTTCTACCATGTAGTTCAAACGTTCTTCCATCATTCCCTTCACCTCTGCATCTGTAACCTTTATACTATCTTGAATGGCTTGGTGTGCGTATAGTTTATCTTCTAATAGTTTACCCAGCATCTGACATCTGGTGATATCTTTAATTGAATTTCCTTGGCTAGACAACTCTAAGAATGTCTTATCGATATCTGAATCTAAAATAATATAATCCCCTACAGTAGCAATAATACCGTCAATTTTATATCTTCCAAGTGCTACAGGTGCTTTCGCTACAACAGCTTCTGTCTCTTTAATGATTTCTTGTGCGCTAGTATCGAAACTTGCAAACAACATTACAAAAAACAACAAGAGAGCTTTACTATTTATAAACTTCATTCTAATGATTTTAATTTGGTATATTTTAATTATTATAATTTGGATCCCCCTCTTGTTTGCCTCTTAAACTCTCAACACAAAAAGACTTCCTTTACTAATGCGCCCAAATATAAGGTATAACTATCAGTAAATAAAAATTCCACAATTTGATTTGTGAAATATAAACGAACAAAAATAACAATTCATACCTATATAACAAGTTTACCTACTACTATTAACAAAATATTATCGAGCGATTTACAACGCTATTGTTTTTAGACTGAAATAAGTCATTGAAAGCAATAAATATTCTAGCTAGCCGTGATGGTAGTGGCATCCTCTTGTGGAGCCAAAGCGGAACAAGAGATACAACGGACAGCAGGAGCAATCTTGATTGAAAACACAAAATGATCCGCTCCTAAAAAAAGCAATAAAACAGGCGAAATAAAAGAATGGAGCATTTTTTTCAAATCGCATTTATAAATAGTACTTTTGCAATCCATTTACATGAAATATGAGCTTTTTAGAAGAAATACAAAAAAGAAGAACTTTTGGAATTATATCGCATCCTGATGCTGGTAAGACAACATTGACAGAAAAGCTATTGCTTTTTGGAGGTGCTATTCAAGAGGCGGGTGCTGTGAAAAATAATAAAATCAAAAAAGGAGCTACGAGTGACTTTATGGAAATTGAGCGTCAGAGAGGAATCTCGGTATCAACTTCTGTATTGGCATTTAACTACCAAAATAAAAAAATCAACATTCTGGATACTCCAGGGCACAAGGATTTTGCCGAAGATACTTTTCGAACGCTTACTGCGGTGGATAGTGTGATTGTGGTGATTGACGTTGCAAAAGGGGTTGAGGAACAAACGGAAAAATTAGTTTCGGTTTGTAGAATGCGAAATATTCCAATTATTGTTTTCATTAACAAAATGGACCGTGAAGGAAAAGACGCTTTTGACTTGATGGACGAAGTGGAACAAAAACTTGGTTTGACGGTTACTCCATTGAGTTTCCCTATTGGAATGGGTTACGACTTTCAAGGAATTTATAATATTTGGGAGAAAAACATCAATATATTTAGTGGTGATAACCGTAAAAATATTGAGGAAACAATTGCTTTCTCGGATGTTCAAAATCCAGAATTGGAGAAAATCATTGGTGAGAAACCTGCTGCAACTTTGCGTGAAGAATTAGAATTGATAGACGAGGTGTACCCTAAATTTGATCGTCAAGATTATTTAGACGGAAAACTACAACCTGTATTTTTTGGCTCTGCTTTAAATAATTTTGGTGTTCGTGAATTGTTGGATTGCTTTGTTGCGATTGCTCCATCACCAAGACCGAAAGATTCAGAAACTCGTTTGGTAGACCCCAAAGAGGAAAAATTAAGTGGTTTTGTTTTTAAAATCCATGCTAATATGGATCCTAAGCATAGAGACCGTTTAGCATTTATTAAAATTGTTTCGGGAACTTTTGAAAGAAACAAACCGTACTACCATGTAAGACAAAAGAAAAATTTAAAATTTTCTAGTCCAAATGCATTTTTTGCGGAAAAAAAAGAGATTGTTGACATTTCGTATCCAGGAGACATTGTAGGATTACATGACACAGGGAATTTTAAAATTGGTGACACTTTAACCGAAGGCGAAATTATGAGTTTTAAAGGTATACCAAGTTTCTCTCCAGAACATTTTAGATACATCAATAATGCCGATCCAATGAAAGCAAAACAGCTAGACAAAGGTGTTGACCAATTGATGGATGAAGGAGTTGCACAGTTGTTTACTTTAGAGATGAATAACCGTAAAATCATTGGAACTGTTGGTGCGTTACAATACGAGGTGATACAATACCGCCTAGAGCACGAATACGGCGCTAAATGTACGTATGAGAACTTCCCAGTTCACAAAGCATGTTGGGTAAAACCAGATGACGCTAAGAACGATGAGTTTAAGGAATTCAAACGTATCAAGCAAAAATTCTTAGCTAAAGATAAATATGGGCAATTGGTTTTCTTAGCCGATTCGGATTTTACAATTCAAATGACTCAAAATAAATATCCATCTGTAAAATTGTTTTTTACTTCGGAATTTGAATAAAACTAGTATCTATTACTACATATCTGACTCTCTTGTCAATAAAAAAGCAGACCAAATGACTAAAATCAATTGATTTTAGTCATTTTTTTTTATCGTATTTTAAAGAGTAATTTGAATTAGTATTTTACAGAAAACAACCTTGACTATTTAAGCGATTACTAAATTTATTATAAAAAACAACATACAATTAAAACATATTGAAAATAGAAATCATAACGTAACTTTTACAAAAAAATTGACGGTTAACCGCTTACTTTTGTGTTTGCTCCCGAAATATACTTCTTGTTATTTTTTGTGAAATTTGAATAAATAGCGTTTTTATAAAATAAGAAAGCCGTCTCAAATTTAGTATTGAGACGGCTTTCTTATTTTATATATTTTTAACTTAAACCATAGCGCTTTCAAAATTCACAGCTTTCTTTAAGAAGGCTTTAATCAACAAACGATTGGGAGCCAATCCTGAAGTTATGATTTGATTTCTAGTACTAGTATTGTCTTCTGTTGAAATGATAGTGTTTGGATTTTGTTTTGACCCCATAAACCATAAAACGAATTCCATATTTGAAGACTTGGAACTACTTACTTGACTTGATTTTGAAATAGGTTCAGCAACATCTGTTAGTAAATTAGCTTTTTCAGATTGGCTAAAAGCAGACATAGAAAACATAAAAACTAAAAGCACCAATATATTGCTTATGAATTTTCTTGATTTTTTCTGTTCAGTCGTAGTTGTCATTGTGTTTTTTTTTATTGAGATATAATTCAATCCTTATATCTGAGAGCAAAGCTACAGGAACAACAAGGAGATAAAAAACTTATTCGACTATCAACAAATAAACTCGTTAACACACAATATAAAGGAACATTAATGATGAATAATAAATGATTTATAATAAAAAAGACTCCTAATGGAGTCTTTCAAAATATTATGCTTGTCCAGCTGGACCAAAATTAAGTGGAATTGGAGCTTGCTCTGTGTCTTTAATTTCACCATGAGCACTTTCAAAACGGTGAATATTTTCACCTATGGCTTTTAACAATCGCTTAGCATGTTGCGGAGTCAATACAATTCTTGATTTTACTTTAGCTTTTGGAATACCTGGCATGATACTCACAAAATCTAAAACAAACTCAGAAGAAGAGTGATTGATAATCGCTAAATTGGAGTAAATACCTTCCGCGGTTTTTTCGTCCAATTCAATATTGATTTGTTCCTGTTGATCTTTCATAATGAAATGGTTTAAAATTAAAATAGAAAGACTACACGAGGTAATCTTTCTATTTTATTGAATTAATTATTTAAGGAGAAATACTTACTAGTAAATATATTCTTCTTTATTAGCCATCATGTCATTGTAATCTTCTTTAGAACCTACAATAGCATTATCATATTCTCTCATACCTGTACCTGCAGGGATTCTGTGTCCTACAATTACATTTTCTTTCAATCCTTCTAAGTAATCAATTTTACCTGCTACAGCAGCTTCGTTTAATACTTTAGTTGTTTCTTGGAAAGAAGCAGCAGAAATAAATGATTTCGTTTGAAGAGAAGCTCTAGTAATACCTTGTAAAACTGGAGTTGCAGTTGCTGTAATTACATCACGTGCTGCAACTAGGTTTTTATCATTACGTTTCAACAATGAATTCTCATCTCTCAATTGACGTGGAGTAACAATTTGACCTTCTTTTAAATTAGAAGAATCTCCTGCATCTTCAACTACTTTCATTCCGTACAATTTATCGTTTTCAACAATAAAATCTTTAGTATGAATCAATTGATCTTCTAAGAATAAAGTATCACCTGGATCTTGAACTCTTACTTTACGCATCATTTGACGAATAACTACCTCAAAGTGCTTGTCATTAATTTTCACCCCTTGTAAACGGTATACCTCTTGAATTTCATTAACCAAGTACTGTTGTACAGCAGCCGGACCTTGAATTCTTAAGATATCCTCCGGAGTAATAGCTCCGTCAGACAAAGGAATACCCGCTCTTACGAAGTCATTTTCTTGAACAAGAATTTGACTAGATAATTTAACTAAGTATTTTCTAATATCACCGAATTTAGATTCAATGACAATTTCACGATTACCTCTTTTGATTTTACCAAAAGAAACAACACCATCAATTTCAGAAACTACTGCTGGATTAGAAGGATTACGAGCCTCTAACAACTCCGTAATTCTTGGTAAACCTCCAGTAATATCCCCTGATTTAGAAGAACGACGTGGGATTTTAACCAATACTTTACCTGCTTTAATTTTCTCACCGTTGTCAACCATCAAGTGGGCTCCAACTGGTAAGTTGTAAGAACGAATCAATTCACCATCATTACCGTAAACCAATAATGTTGGAATTAATTTCTTAGCTCTAGATTCAGAAATTACTTTCTCTTGGAAACCAGTTTGCTCATCAATTTCAACCATGAACGATTGACCTTGCTCTAAATCTTCGTAAGCAATTTTACCAGTAAACTCAGAAACGATAACTCCATTATATGGATCCCATTTACAGATCGTATCTCCTTTTGCAATAGACTGACCGTCTTTTACAAAAATACTAGAACCGTAAGGAATATTATGTGTATTTAATACAATACCTGTTTTTTCGTCAACTAATTTTAATTCTGTAGAACGAGAAACTACAATATCCACTTGGTTACCGTCATTATCTTCTCCTTTTACAGTTTTCAAATCTTCAACTTCTAGTTTACCCGCAAATTTAGCAACAATACTAGATTCTTCAGATATACCTCCTGCAACCCCTCCAACGTGGAAAGTACGAAGTGTCAACTGTGTACCTGGCTCTCCAATAGACTGTGCAGCAATTACACCAACAGCCTCACCTCTTTGAGTCATTTTTCCAGTTGCTAGGTTACGACCGTAACATTTAGCACAAATACCTTTTGGCGCCTCACATACAAGAGGAGAACGAACTTCAACTCTCTCTAATGGAGAAGCTTCAATTACCTTCATAATAACCTCTGTGATTTGCTCTCCAGATTTAACTAAAACCTCATTAGTTAAAGGATTGATAACATCTTGCAATGCAACACGTCCTAAAATTCTTTCTCCTAATGATTCAACGATTTCTTCATTCTTTTTTAATGCTGAAACTTCAACACCTCTAAGAGTCCCACAATCTTCGATATTAACAATAACATCTTGAGAAACATCATGCAATCTACGAGTTAAGTATCCAGCATCTGCCGTTTTCAAAGCCGTATCCGCAAGTCCTTTACGAGCACCGTGAGTAGAAATAAAGTATTCAAGAATCGAAAGTCCTTCCTTAAAGTTGGAAAGAATCGGGTTTTCAATAATCTCACCACCACCAGCAGTCGATTTTTTAGGCTTAGCCATCAAACCACGCATACCAGTTAACTGACGAATTTGTTCTTTAGATCCCCTTGCTCCAGAGTCAAGCATCATATACACCGAGTTGAAACCTTGTTGGTCTTCTCTAATGTTTTTCATTGCTAATTCTGTCAATTGAGCATTTGCAGAAGTCCATACATCAATAACTTGGTTGTAACGCTCGTTATTGGTAATAAGACCCATGTTATAATTTGCAGAGATGCCTTCAACTTGCTCTCTAGCATCTGCAATCAATTTTGGTTTTTGTTCTGGAATTCTAATATCACCTAAAGAGAATGATAATCCACCTCGGAAGGCAAATTTATACCCCATATCTTTCATATTATCCAAAAAGGCAGCCGTTTCAGGAACACTTGTTGAATTTAATACGTGACCAATAATATCTCTAAGATTTTTCTTAGTCAATACATCATTAATATATCCAGCTGCTTGTGGTACTACTTCATTAAATAATACACGACCCGCAGTTGTTTGTATAATTTGATATACTAATTCTCCAGCGTCATTAAAATCTTTTGCTCTAATTTTCACACGAGCATTCAATTCTAATCTTCCTTCGTTAAATGCAATATTTACCTCTTCTGCAGAATAGAAAGTAAGGCCTTCACCTAAAATTTTCTTTTCTGGAGTAGATAATCGTTCTTTGGTCATATAATAAAGACCCAATACCATGTCCTGAGAAGGTACCGTGATAGGCGCTCCATTAGCAGGGTTCAAAATATTGTGAGAAGCCAACATTAACAATTGTGCTTCAAGGATTGCTTCTGGTCCTAATGGCAAGTGAACTGCCATTTGATCCCCATCAAAATCCGCATTAAAGGCCGTACATACTAATGGGTGTAATTGGATTGCTTTTCCTTCAATTAATTTTGGTTGAAAAGCTTGAATACCCAATCTGTGCAAAGTAGGAGCACGATTCAGTAATACTGGATGTCCTTTAATTACATTTTCTAAAATATCCCAAACTACAGGCTCTTTTTTGTCTATTATTTTCTTAGCAGATTTAACTGTTTTTACAATACCTCTTTCGATTAATTTACGAATCACAAAAGGCTTGTATAATTCAGCTGCCATATCTTTAGGCAATCCGCATTCGAACAATTTCAATTCAGGTCCAACAACAATTACCGAACGAGCAGAATAATCCACACGTTTTCCAAGTAAGTTTTGACGGAAACGTCCTTGCTTACCTTTTAGGGAATCAGATAATGATTTTAATGGTCTGTTAGATTCTGTTTTTACTGCAGAAGCTTTACGAGTGTTATCAAATAATGAATCAACAGATTCTTGCAACATACGTTTTTCGTTTCTCAAGATTACTTCAGGAGCTTTAATCTCCATTAATCTTTTCAAACGGTTATTACGAATAATTACACGACGGTATAAGTCATTTAAATCTGATGTAGCAAAACGACCTCCATCAAGTGGCACAAGTGGACGTAATTCTGGTGGAATAACTGGAACCACTTTCATAATCATCCATTCTGGACGGTTTTCACGGTTTAAGTTAGACTCACGGAAAGATTCTACAACTTGTAATCTCTTAAGAGCTTCCGTTTTACGTTGTTTAGATGTTTCGTTATTAGCATTATGTCTTAATTGGTAAGACAATTGATCTAAGTCAATACGTGCTAATAAATCCATAATACACTCTGCTCCCATTTTGGCAACAAATTTATTTGGATCAAAATCATCTAAATATTGATTATCTTGAGGAAGAGTATCTAAAATATTCAAATATTCTTCTTCAGTAAGGAAATCTAATCTTTTAACAGATTCACCTTCCGCGTTTTTAGCAATACCTGCTTGAATTACTACATATCTTTCGTAGTATATGATCATATCCAATTTCTTAGATGGCAATCCAAGAATATAACCAATTTTATTAGGAAGTGAACGGAAATACCAGATATGAGCAATAGGCACAACAAGGTTGATGTGTCCAACTCTATCTCTACGTACTTTTTTCTCAGTTACTTCAACACCACAACGGTCACAGATGATCCCTTTGTAACGTATTCTTTTATATTTCCCACAAGCACATTCGAAATCCTTTACAGGACCAAATATTCTTTCACAAAAAAGACCGTCACGCTCTGGTTTGTGCGTACGGTAGTTAATAGTTTCTGGTTTTAAAACCTCACCTCTTGACTCTTTCAAGATAGATTCAGGAGAAGCAAGACCAATTGATATTTTACTGAATCTTTTTATAGGATTCTTATCTTTATTATTGTTGTTATTTCTATTATTCATCATAGTTTTTACTACTGATTTAATTGCAATTGAAAAATTGATTTGTACAGACGTTACACTGCAACGTCTCTATCCCTCGGATTACTTCTCTAAACTTTAAATTTTCATTAAAGTGCTAATTATACAAAACACTCTTTTATATAAAAAATCGGAACGATTTACGGGGCTAAATCCTAAAAACTTATTATTACAAAATCAAAGTAGAGAACGTTGCAATGCAACGTCTCTACAGT from Flavobacterium ovatum carries:
- a CDS encoding MoxR family ATPase — protein: MSDVAAIHNLVQKRNELKQEIAKVIVGQDEVVDQILICIFSGGHALLVGVPGLAKTLMVNTLSRALGLDFKRIQFTPDLMPSDILGSEILDENRQFKFIKGPVFSNIVLADEINRTPPKTQAALLEAMQERSVTIAGHNYKLALPYFVLATQNPIEQEGTYPLPEAQLDRFMFAVKLEYPSFQEEVEVVKRTTSDVVNEISPLFSSQEIIDFQHLIRRIPVADNVIEYAVTLVGKTRPKSSLATEYVNTYLDWGAGPRASQNLILAAKTHAAFHGKFSPDIEDVKAVAVGILRHRIIKNYKADAEGITEEMIIEKLV
- the rpoC gene encoding DNA-directed RNA polymerase subunit beta'; this encodes MMNNRNNNNNKDKNPIKRFSKISIGLASPESILKESRGEVLKPETINYRTHKPERDGLFCERIFGPVKDFECACGKYKRIRYKGIICDRCGVEVTEKKVRRDRVGHINLVVPIAHIWYFRSLPNKIGYILGLPSKKLDMIIYYERYVVIQAGIAKNAEGESVKRLDFLTEEEYLNILDTLPQDNQYLDDFDPNKFVAKMGAECIMDLLARIDLDQLSYQLRHNANNETSKQRKTEALKRLQVVESFRESNLNRENRPEWMIMKVVPVIPPELRPLVPLDGGRFATSDLNDLYRRVIIRNNRLKRLMEIKAPEVILRNEKRMLQESVDSLFDNTRKASAVKTESNRPLKSLSDSLKGKQGRFRQNLLGKRVDYSARSVIVVGPELKLFECGLPKDMAAELYKPFVIRKLIERGIVKTVKSAKKIIDKKEPVVWDILENVIKGHPVLLNRAPTLHRLGIQAFQPKLIEGKAIQLHPLVCTAFNADFDGDQMAVHLPLGPEAILEAQLLMLASHNILNPANGAPITVPSQDMVLGLYYMTKERLSTPEKKILGEGLTFYSAEEVNIAFNEGRLELNARVKIRAKDFNDAGELVYQIIQTTAGRVLFNEVVPQAAGYINDVLTKKNLRDIIGHVLNSTSVPETAAFLDNMKDMGYKFAFRGGLSFSLGDIRIPEQKPKLIADAREQVEGISANYNMGLITNNERYNQVIDVWTSANAQLTELAMKNIREDQQGFNSVYMMLDSGARGSKEQIRQLTGMRGLMAKPKKSTAGGGEIIENPILSNFKEGLSILEYFISTHGARKGLADTALKTADAGYLTRRLHDVSQDVIVNIEDCGTLRGVEVSALKKNEEIVESLGERILGRVALQDVINPLTNEVLVKSGEQITEVIMKVIEASPLERVEVRSPLVCEAPKGICAKCYGRNLATGKMTQRGEAVGVIAAQSIGEPGTQLTLRTFHVGGVAGGISEESSIVAKFAGKLEVEDLKTVKGEDNDGNQVDIVVSRSTELKLVDEKTGIVLNTHNIPYGSSIFVKDGQSIAKGDTICKWDPYNGVIVSEFTGKIAYEDLEQGQSFMVEIDEQTGFQEKVISESRAKKLIPTLLVYGNDGELIRSYNLPVGAHLMVDNGEKIKAGKVLVKIPRRSSKSGDITGGLPRITELLEARNPSNPAVVSEIDGVVSFGKIKRGNREIVIESKFGDIRKYLVKLSSQILVQENDFVRAGIPLSDGAITPEDILRIQGPAAVQQYLVNEIQEVYRLQGVKINDKHFEVVIRQMMRKVRVQDPGDTLFLEDQLIHTKDFIVENDKLYGMKVVEDAGDSSNLKEGQIVTPRQLRDENSLLKRNDKNLVAARDVITATATPVLQGITRASLQTKSFISAASFQETTKVLNEAAVAGKIDYLEGLKENVIVGHRIPAGTGMREYDNAIVGSKEDYNDMMANKEEYIY
- a CDS encoding DUF3467 domain-containing protein — protein: MKDQQEQINIELDEKTAEGIYSNLAIINHSSSEFVLDFVSIMPGIPKAKVKSRIVLTPQHAKRLLKAIGENIHRFESAHGEIKDTEQAPIPLNFGPAGQA
- a CDS encoding peptide chain release factor 3, whose amino-acid sequence is MSFLEEIQKRRTFGIISHPDAGKTTLTEKLLLFGGAIQEAGAVKNNKIKKGATSDFMEIERQRGISVSTSVLAFNYQNKKINILDTPGHKDFAEDTFRTLTAVDSVIVVIDVAKGVEEQTEKLVSVCRMRNIPIIVFINKMDREGKDAFDLMDEVEQKLGLTVTPLSFPIGMGYDFQGIYNIWEKNINIFSGDNRKNIEETIAFSDVQNPELEKIIGEKPAATLREELELIDEVYPKFDRQDYLDGKLQPVFFGSALNNFGVRELLDCFVAIAPSPRPKDSETRLVDPKEEKLSGFVFKIHANMDPKHRDRLAFIKIVSGTFERNKPYYHVRQKKNLKFSSPNAFFAEKKEIVDISYPGDIVGLHDTGNFKIGDTLTEGEIMSFKGIPSFSPEHFRYINNADPMKAKQLDKGVDQLMDEGVAQLFTLEMNNRKIIGTVGALQYEVIQYRLEHEYGAKCTYENFPVHKACWVKPDDAKNDEFKEFKRIKQKFLAKDKYGQLVFLADSDFTIQMTQNKYPSVKLFFTSEFE
- a CDS encoding peptidylprolyl isomerase, with amino-acid sequence MKFINSKALLLFFVMLFASFDTSAQEIIKETEAVVAKAPVALGRYKIDGIIATVGDYIILDSDIDKTFLELSSQGNSIKDITRCQMLGKLLEDKLYAHQAIQDSIKVTDAEVKGMMEERLNYMVEQIGSIEKVVAYYKKESVEDFKTYFFDILKENKLTSEMQKKIVDAVEITPEEVRNFFKKIPKDELPLFGAEMEVAQIVITPKVSEADKQKVIDKLNEFRKEIQSGESSFATKAVLYSQDPGSRSSGGFYKMTRKTPFVKEFKDIAFALHEGEISAPFETEFGFHIIYVEKIKGQELELRHILLAPTVTQESLNEAKEKITLIRKRIIDKEITFADAARSTSDEKETRANGGTLINPQTQDTRFELTKMDPALYGQVSSLKDNEISLPIVDEEKQGKKKYKIITVTNRINEHVADYAKDYIKVKDLALKEKQIKAIGKWFDEKIKETYVKILVEYRDCEFTNNWVKK